The genomic region CTCGAGGTGCTCGAATGAGGGGTCGGTTCCGCTGCCGGTCGGCACGCTGACTCCCGTGAAGGCGATGAACACGCCCGATTCGCCGGCAAAGCCCGATTCGAGCTTGACGAACACCCCTTGGGGCCCGACGGTCACCGTCTGCGGCTCGATCGCTCGTAAGGTCGCGGGCCAGTCCGCTTCGGGGACAGCCATCCTGACGGCGACATGGTTTCCCGGCGGCCGCAGCGCCTCGACGGACACGGCCAGATTCTCGGCGCCTATCCTCCTCACCTCCGACTCGGCCGCCTGCCGTCGCCCACACGCGATGAGAAAAACGCTCGCGAGGACCGCCGCGATGCCGCGACCCGAGGTTGTGTGCTCTTGGTCGGGGAAAGCCATCGGCCCCCTCCCCCTCATGAGTTCTTCCCGGGAGGCCAGACGCGTCCGTGAAGCTCGGCCGGCAAGGACTTTGGATCCTCCGGGTAGATATCCGATGGATTGAGAGGGGCCGACTCGCGCGGCGCTCCGAGGATGAGCCAAAGGACCTCCTCGGCGGTGTCATTGAAGATCTGCCGCAGCTTCCCGGGCGCCACGAGGATGCATCCGTGGCGCTCAAGGGAAAACGTCTGGTCGCCGACGCGGATCCGGCCTTTCCCTTCCAGCACGAAGTAGAGCTCCCATTGGTGGACGTGGCGGTGCCAGGTGTTGGCGGAAAACGGCGGCAGACGCCACAAGCGGCCGCCCATGGGCGCGGCGTCCCCGAGCTGCTCCAGCAGATTGGCGAAGGGGATCTTCATCAGCTTCGATTCGCGCCAGGCCTGCGCTTCCCGTGGCAGGACGGCAAATCCGGCTTCGTGAATGGACATGGCATCCCCCTTCATGGGTCGCGGCCGGGCTCGATGACCTCGAGCAACCTCTTCATCTCCGCTTCCGCGAACGCTCCGGCAGCGGTTCCGCGAACCCGGCCGTCCCGGTCGCAGGCAATTACATAGGACATCTTGTCATCGATTCCCCTGGCATGCTCGCGCCACGCGTCGCTTTCGCTGTAGACCAGCAGGGTCTGCCGCTGCAGATCCAACGGGTAGCCGTTGCGCATACTACGCTCGACCATGCCGCGAAAAAACCGTGGCACCTCCGCCAGCATCCGGACATCGTAGCAGCCCACGGCGGAAGAGGACTTTGCCGCAGCCGCGGATCGGCACCCTTCCAGCCATCCCCGGCTGGTCTTGGCGGCGGCCTTGCTGAAGCCGATGACCAGGATCGCCGGGCGGCCAAGCGCGTCGCGGGGCAGAGCCAGGGCTTCCCCGGTCAGCGTGTTTCCCTCCAGGCGCGGAAGCTCTACGCCGGATGCCAGGCCGAGAGCCTCCCCTGCCATCATGCTCCCGTCGGCCGACAGGAATGCGAACAGCAGCAGCTCTCGGAAACCGAAACGTCGGCCTCGATCGCCCGACACCCACCCTCCTCCCGGCGTCCGGCGGCGCCAGCTTTCGGCTCACGACCGACTGCCCGCCTTTACCACCGCAATCCACCGTGGATCTTCGATAGATACGCGCCGATAAGGTCCCGGTTTCCGGGGCTCCGTGGCCCGTCGTGCTATCCTGCCCCCTCGACTCATCTGTT from Candidatus Polarisedimenticolia bacterium harbors:
- a CDS encoding cupin domain-containing protein — encoded protein: MSIHEAGFAVLPREAQAWRESKLMKIPFANLLEQLGDAAPMGGRLWRLPPFSANTWHRHVHQWELYFVLEGKGRIRVGDQTFSLERHGCILVAPGKLRQIFNDTAEEVLWLILGAPRESAPLNPSDIYPEDPKSLPAELHGRVWPPGKNS